One Pullulanibacillus sp. KACC 23026 DNA segment encodes these proteins:
- a CDS encoding DUF5667 domain-containing protein, translating into MIKVNKWGFTAIAAVTLAFSQGAGPLTHAFAATGGTTTAQQTTVNSGTSGDSTSVNTDLTATNTSATSIKEPKPGLLPDNFFYFVKAMVQSINLALTTNDTEKAKKLAHYAAVKISEANALMKEGKTDLAEETLQKAIDLQNQATDLTASAAVKANGSASSDNGTTSTTTAVSANTTATKDQTTEANTINTSDSTDGSAANTTAVSSTNSGSALPVESGTTTTTAGTSTNSGSALPVDSTQINQANPNLKHNIEALLAALQHIKNPKAQAALSKTIEKSFEKLGLKLEKVNNTYVAENTNDEKATDQNVSDDQAKSDVKADQEKPATDEDSKQAPPKKPTSEKPTSEKLKTTVGQTKKEAKKDVKELVKHKAQPLVKKVAKQTPSQAKQVKADVKADVKKTVDKLSAKVTKQAITPKKVNPHHVLPIKSHANAKSENHGHNN; encoded by the coding sequence ATGATTAAAGTCAATAAATGGGGATTTACAGCGATTGCTGCCGTGACATTAGCTTTTTCACAGGGGGCAGGTCCTCTAACACACGCTTTTGCAGCGACAGGAGGGACGACAACCGCTCAGCAAACAACAGTTAATTCAGGCACAAGTGGTGATTCTACCTCGGTTAATACTGATTTAACCGCGACAAATACATCGGCTACCTCGATAAAGGAGCCAAAGCCGGGTTTATTGCCAGATAATTTCTTTTATTTCGTAAAGGCGATGGTTCAATCGATTAATCTCGCACTGACCACTAATGATACCGAAAAGGCAAAAAAGCTTGCCCATTATGCGGCCGTTAAAATTTCGGAAGCCAACGCACTTATGAAGGAAGGCAAGACAGACTTAGCAGAAGAGACGCTTCAAAAAGCGATTGACCTTCAGAACCAAGCGACCGATTTGACCGCAAGTGCTGCTGTTAAAGCTAACGGGTCAGCGTCATCAGACAACGGCACCACGAGCACAACGACAGCTGTTTCGGCCAATACAACCGCAACAAAGGATCAAACAACTGAAGCCAACACGATTAACACGAGTGATTCAACCGATGGATCGGCTGCAAATACAACAGCAGTGAGTTCAACTAACTCGGGCAGTGCTCTTCCAGTTGAGAGTGGCACTACAACAACAACTGCAGGAACATCAACCAATTCAGGCAGTGCTCTTCCTGTTGACAGCACTCAAATCAACCAAGCTAATCCTAACTTGAAACACAATATAGAAGCACTATTAGCTGCCCTTCAACACATCAAGAATCCAAAGGCACAAGCAGCTTTGTCTAAAACAATTGAAAAAAGCTTTGAAAAACTTGGTTTGAAGTTAGAAAAAGTAAACAACACGTATGTTGCCGAAAACACAAATGATGAGAAAGCGACTGATCAAAACGTATCGGATGATCAAGCCAAGTCTGATGTAAAAGCAGACCAAGAAAAACCGGCCACTGATGAGGACAGCAAGCAAGCGCCCCCTAAGAAACCTACATCAGAGAAACCAACATCAGAGAAATTAAAAACAACGGTCGGCCAAACGAAAAAAGAGGCTAAGAAGGACGTCAAGGAACTTGTCAAACATAAAGCCCAGCCACTTGTTAAGAAGGTGGCTAAGCAAACGCCAAGCCAAGCTAAACAAGTTAAAGCAGATGTAAAGGCAGATGTAAAAAAAACAGTTGATAAATTATCAGCAAAAGTTACCAAGCAAGCGATCACTCCAAAAAAGGTAAACCCACATCATGTTCTTCCAATCAAAAGTCATGCCAACGCGAAGAGTGAAAACCATGGACATAACAACTAA
- a CDS encoding DUF4352 domain-containing protein has protein sequence MKTIRFKKLVFIAFIVLLFISGCGSSQMKTAANKKMTVNKDLVKSPKIGDTVVVGKMVYKVNKVHTTAQVGPDSQVGPSVLPLKAKGKYVVINVTVKNNGDDSVVLKDNFLKLKKGKKMFDTDSKASLTANLDKNQHIKNFYNQNLLPGNKATINIVFDVAPSVASSPNLLLQAQEGVSGMHSALIDLK, from the coding sequence ATGAAGACAATAAGATTCAAGAAATTAGTATTTATTGCTTTTATTGTTTTGCTGTTTATTTCTGGATGTGGGTCATCACAAATGAAGACCGCCGCAAATAAAAAAATGACAGTAAATAAAGATCTAGTAAAGTCTCCTAAGATCGGTGACACAGTTGTTGTTGGGAAAATGGTCTATAAAGTGAATAAAGTTCATACTACTGCTCAAGTTGGTCCTGATTCTCAGGTGGGACCGTCTGTTTTACCATTAAAAGCCAAGGGGAAATATGTGGTTATTAATGTGACAGTAAAAAACAATGGTGATGATTCCGTTGTTTTGAAAGATAATTTTTTAAAATTAAAAAAAGGTAAGAAAATGTTTGATACAGATTCAAAAGCAAGTCTCACGGCAAACCTAGATAAAAATCAACATATTAAAAATTTTTACAATCAAAATCTACTTCCGGGAAACAAAGCCACAATTAATATTGTTTTTGATGTCGCACCATCAGTTGCTTCATCACCGAACTTACTATTACAAGCTCAAGAGGGTGTGTCCGGAATGCACAGTGCTTTAATTGATTTAAAGTAA
- a CDS encoding C39 family peptidase: MQQRWQRNEENLNSGEKNRKRLNKRGKRLFVLGGAYLLTAVIGIYGVASLLNLTSPTTNHSTANAKNLDTSISSKSTTTTSAKKETTTSGNSSSASDWTITNKSNYIKITVPVANVRVSPSTNASVLEKLTENTIIKITREAKKDGQIWYGFTGEKGDRWISSDVAQITDSPNVVINTPVISQLPELPRGCEVTSLAMLLNQAGVKVDKMTLAQQIKKVPFHDGSYIGNPNDGFVGDIYNLKNSGLGVYHGPVADLAKNYLGNKVDDMTGQDWSAVEKKLDEGHAVWVIINSTFKKLPADDPYWYNWSTREGPLRVTYKEHSVLVTGYGPDTVFANDPLSGKQNEQLNKTDFIAAWKQMGNQAISY, from the coding sequence ATGCAGCAAAGATGGCAACGGAATGAGGAGAACCTAAATAGCGGAGAGAAGAACCGGAAGCGGCTGAACAAGCGGGGGAAACGTCTATTCGTCTTGGGCGGGGCTTATTTATTAACAGCTGTTATAGGGATTTATGGGGTAGCCTCTCTCTTAAACCTCACGTCACCGACTACGAACCATTCGACTGCTAATGCGAAAAACTTGGATACAAGCATAAGCTCTAAATCAACCACGACCACGTCTGCCAAAAAAGAGACAACAACTAGTGGGAATTCATCAAGCGCCTCCGATTGGACCATTACGAATAAGTCAAATTATATAAAGATTACTGTACCTGTTGCCAATGTGAGGGTATCACCCAGCACAAATGCAAGCGTCCTAGAAAAGCTTACAGAGAACACGATTATTAAAATAACACGTGAAGCCAAGAAAGATGGTCAAATTTGGTACGGCTTTACAGGGGAAAAAGGTGATAGGTGGATTTCGTCTGATGTCGCACAAATAACGGACTCACCGAATGTCGTGATAAACACACCTGTTATAAGTCAGCTTCCAGAATTGCCAAGGGGCTGTGAAGTTACTTCTCTCGCAATGCTTCTTAATCAAGCGGGCGTAAAGGTAGATAAAATGACACTCGCCCAACAGATCAAAAAAGTCCCCTTCCATGACGGTTCTTATATTGGAAACCCCAATGACGGGTTTGTAGGAGACATATATAATCTAAAAAATTCGGGCCTTGGAGTTTACCATGGGCCAGTTGCCGACCTCGCCAAAAACTATCTAGGAAATAAAGTAGACGATATGACGGGTCAAGATTGGTCAGCCGTTGAAAAAAAACTTGACGAAGGCCATGCCGTTTGGGTCATTATCAACTCAACATTCAAGAAGCTCCCAGCTGATGATCCCTACTGGTATAACTGGAGTACAAGAGAAGGCCCACTAAGAGTCACCTACAAGGAGCACAGTGTCCTCGTCACCGGCTATGGACCCGACACCGTATTCGCCAACGACCCGCTCTCCGGAAAACAAAACGAACAACTCAACAAAACCGACTTCATAGCCGCCTGGAAACAAATGGGCAACCAAGCCATCTCATACTGA
- the wecB gene encoding UDP-N-acetylglucosamine 2-epimerase (non-hydrolyzing), which translates to MIEAHKCKKVMAVFGTRPEAVKMGPVVLELQKQEDMETIVAVTAQHRELLDQVLDAFHIKPDFDLKIMKQNQTLSEITTRALLGLEAIMKEVKPDLVLVHGDTTTTFVAGLAAFYQQIPVGHVEAGLRTYNKYSPYPEEMNRLLTGVLADLHFAPTEMAAEHLQKENKRADTIFVTGNTAIDAFKYTIMEDKRHPILEKVAPDERLVLLTAHRRENWGEPMEQFFTAIRQVVDEQSDVHLIYPVHPNPKVREQAEAILGNHPRIELIQPLDLLDFHAVLPHAYLILTDSGGIQEEAPHFGIPLIVLRDTTERPEGIKAGTALLAGTDKNEVYHLTTRLLTDTEFYSKMSKAVNPYGDGNASKRIVEHIRAYFNKQ; encoded by the coding sequence ATGATAGAAGCTCATAAATGTAAAAAAGTGATGGCGGTGTTTGGAACACGGCCGGAAGCGGTAAAAATGGGGCCGGTTGTGCTGGAGTTGCAAAAACAGGAGGATATGGAGACCATTGTGGCGGTAACGGCTCAGCACCGAGAGCTACTCGACCAAGTCCTTGATGCCTTTCATATTAAGCCCGATTTTGATTTGAAAATCATGAAGCAAAATCAAACGTTGAGTGAAATTACAACACGGGCACTTTTAGGGCTCGAGGCTATTATGAAAGAGGTTAAGCCCGATTTAGTGCTTGTCCATGGTGACACGACGACGACATTTGTAGCGGGATTAGCGGCTTTCTATCAGCAAATCCCGGTTGGCCATGTGGAAGCAGGCCTTCGAACTTATAATAAATACTCGCCATACCCTGAAGAAATGAATCGCTTGTTGACGGGGGTTTTGGCTGATTTGCATTTTGCCCCGACCGAGATGGCTGCTGAACATCTCCAAAAAGAAAATAAGCGTGCAGATACGATTTTTGTTACAGGAAATACAGCGATTGACGCCTTCAAATATACGATTATGGAAGACAAGCGTCATCCGATTTTAGAAAAAGTAGCGCCAGATGAGCGATTGGTCCTGTTGACAGCGCATCGCCGAGAAAACTGGGGCGAACCGATGGAGCAATTTTTTACAGCGATTCGGCAAGTTGTGGACGAACAGTCTGATGTCCACTTGATTTACCCCGTGCATCCGAATCCAAAAGTGCGTGAGCAAGCGGAAGCCATCCTAGGCAATCATCCTCGCATCGAGTTGATTCAACCGCTTGATCTGCTCGATTTCCACGCTGTTCTGCCGCATGCCTACTTGATCTTGACTGATTCGGGTGGCATTCAGGAGGAGGCCCCTCACTTCGGCATCCCGCTTATTGTGCTGCGCGATACGACCGAACGTCCAGAAGGTATTAAGGCTGGTACCGCGTTGCTTGCCGGTACAGACAAAAATGAAGTCTATCATCTAACCACCCGGTTGCTCACGGACACGGAGTTTTATAGCAAAATGTCAAAAGCCGTCAACCCATACGGCGACGGCAATGCCTCCAAACGAATTGTCGAACACATTCGAGCCTATTTTAATAAGCAATAA
- a CDS encoding S8 family serine peptidase translates to MGNIKRLGIRVSALVLGLICLVGQWQGTLAHAATDQKQSAATGARTSGKSTTSKSQHLIVIYKNNSGKEAADNAGQVEHQFKSVKAVTVNTDAKGLEKLKSNHDIAYIAQNVTLKTLSMSDKNQGFKILNTTTTSQNTAASTAYKWNVTALQAPAAWSEGDTGAGVKVAVIDTGIGPNNNIKLAGGYSAVSYTSSYNDDNGHGTHVAGIIASQYNKTVGVEGIAAGVSLYAVKALDQNGDGDLDSLLKAIDWCITNKMDIINMSLGTPTNSAVLQSFIDKAYNAGITIVAAAGNEGTTASSKDTMDYPAKYDDVIGVTAVDSSMKFASFSSSGPTAEVAAPGVNITSTYLNNNYAVGSGTSQATPHVTALLALLKQQNPTQSNAMLRTRLDQFYTTDLGATGRDTLYGYGFAHYVTKASEQTIEQNAIQAAVTKAEQEKTAANLENAENLLALLPATDSQKAALQSRLDAVKSYVSLLTSAQTKVAAAVKSMTKANVLGAQQAVDQLANDSNKTSLQQKLDSVKATMLVNAKKQVALAKKSLKKADLERAQVLVNELLTNKDRESLQTTINTIKKALVTNASQKVRAAEKAKTRSSITTATTAIEQLSSGSTKTALSRRIAALENKLIATAKSKVAHAEKSKTKTNVAAAIKAVNQLKSSSTKTSLLKRIRSVEAKQVLTAKYDLKNYKKYKTSHYHFVTERAINNLQPSSTKTSLMKQFKAV, encoded by the coding sequence ATGGGGAACATTAAACGATTAGGGATAAGGGTGTCGGCATTAGTGTTGGGGCTTATTTGTCTAGTCGGGCAATGGCAGGGGACATTGGCTCATGCGGCGACCGATCAGAAGCAGTCAGCTGCGACGGGGGCGAGGACGTCGGGGAAGAGCACAACTAGCAAAAGTCAGCATCTCATTGTTATTTATAAAAATAATTCTGGTAAGGAAGCGGCGGATAACGCCGGTCAGGTCGAGCATCAGTTTAAATCAGTCAAGGCTGTTACGGTCAATACGGATGCGAAAGGCCTTGAGAAACTGAAAAGTAACCACGATATTGCCTATATTGCGCAGAATGTTACGCTGAAGACGCTTAGTATGTCAGATAAAAACCAAGGATTTAAAATTCTTAATACGACCACAACTAGCCAAAATACAGCCGCTTCGACTGCCTATAAGTGGAATGTGACTGCCCTTCAAGCACCAGCTGCCTGGAGTGAAGGGGATACGGGTGCAGGCGTTAAAGTGGCTGTCATTGACACAGGGATTGGTCCGAATAATAACATTAAGCTAGCAGGGGGCTATTCAGCCGTTTCCTATACGAGCTCTTATAATGACGACAATGGACATGGAACGCATGTCGCTGGAATTATTGCTTCACAATATAATAAAACCGTTGGCGTTGAAGGGATTGCGGCGGGTGTCAGCCTTTATGCGGTCAAAGCGCTTGACCAAAATGGCGACGGGGATCTTGATTCGCTTTTAAAAGCCATCGACTGGTGTATTACTAACAAGATGGACATTATTAATATGAGCCTTGGGACACCAACCAATTCAGCTGTTCTCCAATCTTTTATAGATAAAGCGTATAATGCAGGAATTACGATTGTTGCAGCTGCCGGAAATGAAGGCACGACCGCAAGCAGTAAGGACACAATGGATTACCCGGCAAAATACGATGATGTGATCGGAGTCACCGCTGTTGATTCATCGATGAAGTTCGCAAGCTTCTCATCTTCGGGCCCAACGGCAGAGGTTGCGGCACCGGGTGTTAATATTACGAGCACTTATCTTAATAACAATTATGCGGTAGGCTCCGGGACTTCTCAGGCAACACCGCATGTTACGGCACTATTAGCTTTATTAAAGCAACAGAACCCGACTCAGAGCAATGCCATGCTTCGAACGCGCTTGGACCAATTTTATACGACGGATTTAGGGGCAACAGGACGCGATACGTTATACGGCTATGGCTTCGCGCATTATGTAACGAAAGCCTCTGAACAAACCATTGAGCAAAATGCGATTCAGGCAGCCGTTACAAAAGCGGAACAAGAGAAGACGGCAGCGAATCTAGAAAATGCTGAAAACCTCTTGGCTCTTTTACCCGCAACCGATAGTCAAAAAGCAGCACTCCAATCTCGACTCGATGCGGTCAAGAGCTATGTCTCGCTTTTAACAAGTGCTCAGACAAAGGTTGCTGCTGCTGTGAAGTCCATGACGAAGGCCAATGTACTAGGGGCGCAGCAGGCCGTTGATCAGTTAGCAAATGATTCTAATAAGACGTCCTTGCAGCAAAAGCTAGACAGCGTTAAGGCGACAATGCTCGTAAATGCCAAAAAGCAAGTCGCTCTAGCAAAGAAAAGCTTGAAAAAAGCGGATCTGGAACGCGCTCAGGTCTTGGTCAATGAACTCTTAACTAACAAGGACCGCGAAAGCCTTCAAACAACCATTAACACGATAAAAAAAGCGCTTGTGACTAATGCCAGCCAAAAAGTAAGGGCAGCGGAGAAAGCTAAAACACGATCGAGCATCACTACCGCGACTACAGCGATCGAGCAGCTCTCGAGCGGTTCCACGAAAACGGCGCTAAGCAGGCGGATCGCGGCTCTTGAGAACAAATTGATTGCCACTGCCAAGTCAAAAGTGGCGCATGCTGAGAAATCTAAAACAAAAACAAATGTCGCAGCTGCCATAAAAGCAGTCAATCAACTGAAGAGCAGTTCAACTAAAACCTCTCTATTGAAAAGAATCAGGTCGGTTGAGGCGAAACAAGTACTGACCGCCAAATATGACTTAAAGAACTATAAAAAATATAAAACATCGCATTACCATTTTGTTACCGAGAGGGCCATTAATAATCTCCAACCTTCTTCAACGAAGACCTCTCTAATGAAACAATTCAAAGCCGTTTAA
- a CDS encoding C39 family peptidase: MVQRKKKWSMMLGRFMGLILFLSISTGCGTVKASAPVKTPSDSTSAIHQAAAKVKTVATSGKLATVDEKIKQVDNVATDAQLLKQKWLEWEKKNTPFYTFYDINTINKNIVVTASTASIRKEPSVATDIVKQVHQGAVFHAIGEATVRDTVWDEIKLTDKTVGWIRVSLTAVTSVEPEGTTVLLDAPIISQMPELQRGCEVTSLAMLLGQAGIKVSKMTLAKQIKKVPFTQNGLRGNPNDGFVGDIYTFKNPGLGVYHGPVLQLAKNYLSDAVDLTGSNWSAIEKKLVEGHAVWIITNSSFGPLAKSGSNLWYTWQTKDGPLSITYKEHSVLVTGFDKDSVYINDPLSGKKNEEIRKDSFVAAWKQMGSQAISY, encoded by the coding sequence ATGGTGCAGAGAAAGAAAAAATGGTCAATGATGCTTGGCCGGTTCATGGGCTTAATTCTATTCCTATCGATTAGCACGGGATGCGGGACGGTTAAGGCATCAGCTCCCGTGAAGACGCCTTCTGACTCGACGTCCGCCATACATCAAGCTGCTGCTAAAGTGAAAACAGTAGCGACCAGTGGGAAACTAGCAACTGTTGATGAGAAGATCAAACAAGTGGATAATGTGGCAACAGATGCCCAGCTCTTAAAACAAAAGTGGCTGGAGTGGGAAAAAAAGAACACGCCCTTTTATACCTTTTACGATATTAATACGATCAACAAAAATATAGTGGTTACCGCAAGTACCGCTTCAATACGGAAGGAACCCAGTGTGGCCACAGATATCGTGAAACAGGTTCATCAAGGGGCTGTCTTTCATGCCATTGGTGAGGCCACAGTCAGAGACACGGTGTGGGATGAAATAAAGTTGACTGATAAAACGGTTGGCTGGATACGCGTATCCTTAACCGCTGTAACAAGTGTCGAGCCAGAGGGAACAACGGTCTTATTGGATGCTCCGATCATTTCGCAAATGCCGGAGCTACAGAGGGGCTGTGAAGTCACGTCGTTAGCCATGCTTCTAGGTCAGGCAGGGATAAAGGTAAGTAAAATGACGTTGGCTAAGCAAATAAAAAAAGTGCCGTTCACTCAAAACGGGCTAAGAGGCAATCCAAATGATGGATTTGTCGGCGATATTTACACGTTCAAAAATCCAGGTCTAGGCGTTTATCACGGACCGGTTTTGCAACTGGCCAAAAACTATTTGAGTGATGCGGTTGATTTGACGGGTTCAAACTGGTCGGCCATTGAAAAGAAACTGGTGGAAGGCCATGCTGTTTGGATCATCACCAACAGTTCATTCGGACCGCTTGCTAAGAGCGGAAGCAATCTATGGTACACCTGGCAAACCAAAGATGGCCCTCTATCCATCACCTACAAAGAGCATAGCGTCCTAGTGACCGGCTTTGACAAGGACTCGGTATACATTAATGATCCGCTCTCAGGTAAAAAGAATGAGGAAATCAGAAAGGATAGCTTTGTAGCGGCCTGGAAGCAGATGGGCAGCCAGGCGATATCCTATTAA
- a CDS encoding DUF3231 family protein has protein sequence MVFKPTAGEISNLWKFIISNEAQLCLIEHWLYHAEDKELKELLQKSKDVGIWIVDQAKELYTRAGFPEPIGFKLETDAMPNAPRMMSDKLVLVMLQILAEYGVFGYGLTLGKTETPEVLSFFSDCLNKAVELYQLNTEINHKKGYRNQPIYVPTPYFPENANRKSFLAGWWGDQRPINALEIDSLLFSLRGIILAKTFFLIFSQIAKDPDLKKFCNRGKHIAEKRVDRIQLLNSKENLPYQSTYETEVTDSMISPFSDKLIMFETVGLAQIAISRYGNSLCSVVRRDLGAMFALYIAETGTFLDDGLKLMIDKNWFEQPPLAIDREHLGS, from the coding sequence ATGGTGTTTAAACCGACAGCAGGAGAAATTTCGAATCTTTGGAAGTTTATTATAAGCAATGAAGCTCAGCTTTGTTTAATTGAACATTGGTTGTACCACGCTGAAGACAAGGAGTTAAAGGAGCTTTTGCAAAAGTCCAAGGATGTGGGAATCTGGATTGTCGATCAGGCTAAAGAATTATATACAAGAGCAGGCTTTCCTGAACCTATAGGCTTTAAACTCGAGACAGACGCTATGCCCAATGCTCCAAGAATGATGTCAGATAAACTAGTATTAGTGATGCTTCAAATTTTAGCCGAATACGGGGTATTTGGATATGGGTTAACACTCGGGAAAACAGAGACACCCGAAGTCCTTTCCTTTTTTTCAGATTGTCTAAATAAAGCCGTTGAGCTTTATCAGTTGAACACAGAAATTAATCATAAAAAAGGATACCGCAACCAACCCATCTATGTCCCGACGCCTTATTTCCCAGAAAATGCAAATCGAAAATCCTTTTTAGCCGGTTGGTGGGGGGACCAAAGACCCATTAACGCCTTAGAAATAGACAGTCTATTATTCAGTCTACGCGGCATTATATTGGCCAAAACGTTTTTCCTGATATTTTCTCAAATTGCCAAAGACCCTGATCTCAAGAAATTTTGCAATAGGGGGAAACACATAGCTGAAAAGCGTGTGGACCGAATCCAATTACTGAATAGTAAAGAAAACCTGCCGTACCAATCAACTTATGAAACAGAAGTGACCGATTCAATGATTTCACCCTTTTCTGATAAACTTATTATGTTTGAAACCGTTGGACTTGCCCAAATCGCTATTTCCAGATACGGGAACTCATTATGCTCGGTTGTGAGGAGAGACTTAGGGGCGATGTTTGCCCTCTACATAGCGGAAACCGGAACATTCCTCGATGATGGGCTAAAGCTAATGATCGATAAAAACTGGTTTGAGCAGCCTCCCCTTGCCATAGACCGAGAGCATCTCGGCAGTTAG
- a CDS encoding sensor histidine kinase, giving the protein MNQFEWYLANVSFIAIPFFFYQLFWISRPKNFNKDLIMFAAASISALLCMRYPIHFGTGINFDLRNIVLILCVLYGNSYVSVPLYLLMVAYRFFMGGIGSYISLSSTTCLLLGLILYKKRYHTLALKKKVLYNISFAVGSALIVITVAFFISNESLFSFQKALLSLVLSEAIGMWLMTYFIETTLSNASLQKNMMMAEKLKAISELSASISHEVRNPLTVTKGFLQMLRDPDISLDSRQFYVKISLTELERAEMIINDYLALTKPHKEAVILANLEEDLGYVLNVIKPYSAIHNVNINHRIHNSLLVQYDQNQLRQCLINLMKNCIESMSMNGGTLNVEMVSDDNHVKIKIEDTGIGMTKEEVNRLGVPYYTTKEKGTGLGMMVAFSAIHAMNGKLNIESEKGKGTVFTIKLPSHQQK; this is encoded by the coding sequence GTGAATCAATTTGAATGGTATCTAGCAAACGTCTCTTTTATTGCAATTCCATTTTTCTTTTATCAATTATTTTGGATTAGTAGACCAAAAAATTTTAATAAGGATCTGATAATGTTTGCTGCAGCAAGTATAAGTGCACTGCTTTGTATGCGCTATCCAATCCATTTTGGTACGGGTATTAATTTTGATTTAAGAAATATAGTGCTCATTCTTTGTGTTCTTTATGGAAATAGTTATGTCAGTGTTCCTCTTTATCTATTGATGGTTGCTTATCGCTTTTTTATGGGAGGAATCGGGTCCTATATCTCTTTATCTTCAACGACATGCCTTCTTTTGGGGCTGATTCTATATAAAAAAAGGTACCATACCCTGGCCCTAAAGAAGAAAGTTTTATATAATATCTCATTCGCAGTAGGCTCCGCTCTGATAGTTATTACGGTAGCGTTTTTTATTTCAAATGAATCCTTGTTCAGTTTTCAAAAGGCATTGCTTTCATTAGTTTTATCAGAAGCTATAGGTATGTGGTTAATGACCTATTTTATTGAAACGACATTAAGCAATGCCTCCCTGCAAAAAAATATGATGATGGCGGAGAAATTAAAGGCAATCAGTGAACTATCGGCAAGTATCTCACATGAGGTTCGAAATCCGCTGACCGTAACAAAAGGGTTCCTTCAAATGCTTCGTGATCCAGATATTTCTTTAGATAGCAGACAGTTTTATGTGAAAATTTCTCTGACTGAGCTAGAACGGGCGGAGATGATCATTAATGATTATTTAGCTTTAACGAAGCCCCATAAGGAAGCGGTCATCTTAGCTAATCTGGAAGAGGATCTGGGGTATGTTCTAAATGTGATCAAGCCCTACTCTGCCATACATAATGTGAACATCAATCATCGAATCCATAATTCATTGCTCGTTCAATATGACCAAAATCAGTTGAGACAGTGTCTAATCAACTTAATGAAAAATTGTATTGAATCCATGTCTATGAATGGTGGGACGCTTAATGTTGAGATGGTTTCGGACGATAATCATGTGAAAATTAAGATTGAGGATACCGGAATAGGGATGACTAAAGAAGAAGTGAACCGATTGGGTGTCCCTTATTACACGACGAAGGAAAAAGGCACTGGACTTGGGATGATGGTCGCCTTCAGTGCCATCCATGCCATGAATGGCAAACTGAATATAGAAAGTGAAAAGGGAAAGGGCACTGTTTTTACTATTAAACTCCCTTCCCATCAACAAAAATAG
- a CDS encoding sugar diacid recognition domain-containing protein — translation MEITYELAQPIIEKINLTLNYHLNIMNQEGIIVASSDPARIQSIHSGALEVVQSNREKIIDRMEKGAKPGVNLPIHMHGNCIGVVGITGDPKAVLPIAKIVKLTTETLINQKYLIDKLRYESESIKEWLLDLTKRSNLEVNELANRASLLGIDVQKSCAILLIRVFGLDHPQTQLNKKFEMIDNVSRFLSMNTSAHFLSHLGNGLFALGLPTAKAYSKKASMSSGTFIENQLHKKKLQCAIGIGGAYETIPGYRKSYEEAEQCLRLIELKKSDQNVMHIEDWGILRLLDKVPEAAKTSFIEHYLRDKLPLAEELMQTLQLFLELDQDIESTAKALHIHRNTLVYRLEKIKTLWHLDPRTFSDALILHSLLFFI, via the coding sequence GTGGAAATCACTTATGAACTAGCTCAACCGATTATTGAAAAAATCAATTTGACCTTAAATTATCACCTTAACATCATGAATCAAGAAGGGATCATAGTGGCGAGCAGTGACCCCGCCCGAATTCAGTCCATACATAGCGGAGCTCTTGAGGTCGTCCAAAGCAACAGGGAAAAAATCATTGATCGAATGGAAAAGGGAGCGAAACCGGGGGTCAACCTGCCTATCCATATGCATGGCAACTGCATTGGTGTTGTAGGAATAACTGGCGATCCAAAAGCGGTTCTTCCTATTGCTAAAATAGTCAAATTGACGACTGAAACGCTAATCAATCAGAAATATCTCATCGATAAACTCCGATATGAAAGCGAATCAATCAAAGAATGGCTGCTGGATCTTACCAAACGATCGAACCTTGAGGTCAATGAACTCGCCAATCGCGCCAGTCTTTTGGGGATCGATGTGCAAAAAAGCTGTGCTATTCTTCTGATTAGAGTGTTCGGATTGGATCACCCGCAAACTCAATTAAATAAAAAGTTTGAGATGATTGATAACGTGTCGCGCTTTCTTTCCATGAATACAAGCGCTCATTTCCTATCTCATCTTGGAAATGGACTCTTTGCCTTAGGTCTGCCAACTGCCAAGGCATATTCAAAGAAGGCGTCCATGTCCAGCGGAACTTTTATTGAAAATCAACTTCATAAGAAAAAGCTCCAATGTGCAATTGGTATTGGGGGTGCCTATGAAACAATCCCGGGCTATCGGAAGAGTTATGAGGAGGCTGAACAATGCCTTCGCTTAATCGAGTTAAAGAAGAGCGATCAGAACGTCATGCATATTGAGGATTGGGGCATCCTCCGACTCCTTGATAAAGTCCCTGAGGCTGCCAAAACCTCCTTTATTGAACACTATTTGAGAGACAAACTGCCCCTAGCTGAAGAGCTCATGCAAACTCTTCAACTATTCTTAGAGTTGGACCAGGACATCGAAAGCACAGCCAAAGCCTTGCACATTCACCGAAATACACTCGTTTACCGCTTAGAAAAAATAAAAACGCTCTGGCATCTCGACCCCCGAACGTTTAGCGACGCACTAATCCTTCATAGTCTTCTATTTTTTATATAA